ACCTGCAAGTGGCACTCCATCAGCACAACCAGTTGCAGCAGCGTCTACAGATCCATCTACTCTTGCACCGTGAGTTGATCTTGGTCCCTCAGTTTTAGCTAAATGAGTAATTTCTTCTCTTATAGTTTATTTTCCTGCATTTGTAGTCAACAATCAGAACCTGAATCTGCTTCTGTTACTGCTCCTAACCCTGCTGCGTGAGTACATCTAATCTGTTCATTACATGCAGTATTAACATTTCATGTTGTTTTGATTGCCTTCAATATTTATGATATTGCTTGTTTGTTCAATCAATCAGCTCAGTAGGCGTTTATGATCAAGTGGCATCCAATCTTGTAGCTGGAACTAACTTGGAGGGTACTGTTCAGCAGATACTAGATATGGGTGGAGGAAGCTGGGACCGAGATACTGTTATCCGTGCACTACGGGCTGCATATAATAATCCAGAGCGAGCTGTTGAATACCTCTATTCTGTGAGTCTCTTCCTGAAAATCTTGGACTCTGCTAAATTTGATTTGATCTTTAGCAGTTCCACTGACTTAAGAGTTGAAAACTTGTTCATTATTAAAAAAGTGGGAAAATAAATTCTAGTTATTGGATACAGCTGAGTCTTTTTACTCACACTCGTTTAATAGAATTGTTGTGATAACCCAATAATAATCCAATCTCAGGGTATTCCAGAGCAAGCAGAAGTTGCTCCTGTTGCTCAACCTCCTGCTGGTGCGCAGCCTCTGGTCACTTCAATCTATGATACACAGCCAGCTGTACCTTCCGGTGGACCAAATGCTAATCCTTTAGATCTTTTCCCACAGGTACAGATACAACTTGATTATAAatttctttattaaaaaaataaatctaaGGACAACTCTAATTGGTTTTCTTGGGCTAGGGTCTCCCAACAATGGGATCAAATGCAGGTGCTGGAAGCTTGGATTTTCTTCGCAATAGTCAACAGGTTTGAAACATTGTTTTCTATTAGTTGTGATGTTTGATCAGTTTGGATTCCATGTAACTGTTTCCTTCCCCCCTCAGTTCCAAACCCTGCGAGCTGTCGTGCAAGCCAATCCTCAAATCTTGCAGGTacttatttgtatttttagttaGTATCAGCAACTTTTAGGTGTCACTGGGAATGTTTTCTTAAGATTGTTTCATTCTTTTGTCTGTAGCCTATGCTCCAAGAG
This DNA window, taken from Salvia splendens isolate huo1 chromosome 18, SspV2, whole genome shotgun sequence, encodes the following:
- the LOC121777437 gene encoding ubiquitin receptor RAD23d-like isoform X2, with translation MKIFIKTLKGSQFAIEVKPNDSVADVKKNIETVQGSAVYPAAQQMLIYQGKVLKDETTVEHNAVAEGSFVVIMLSKVQPASGTPSAQPVAAASTDPSTLAPQQSEPESASVTAPNPAASVGVYDQVASNLVAGTNLEGTVQQILDMGGGSWDRDTVIRALRAAYNNPERAVEYLYSGIPEQAEVAPVAQPPAGAQPLVTSIYDTQPAVPSGGPNANPLDLFPQGLPTMGSNAGAGSLDFLRNSQQFQTLRAVVQANPQILQPMLQELGKQNPQLVRLIQEHQADFLQLINEPVEEGEGNILGQLADAMPQAVTVTPEEGEAIARLEAMGFDRALVVDVFFACNKNEELAANYLLDHMHEFDD